A genomic region of Arachis hypogaea cultivar Tifrunner chromosome 5, arahy.Tifrunner.gnm2.J5K5, whole genome shotgun sequence contains the following coding sequences:
- the LOC112800946 gene encoding uncharacterized protein At1g27050 — MSRKREKPSYTSSRHAPYPKRRRPPPETVLQEPEDRPSSRPAPPSAVVIMGLPNDCSVLDLKSRFEIYGPIARIRIDGDAVGYVTYRTKDSADAAIAAGADPSFGITLHSKKVQVLWATDPLAMWREGIGNNNKDKGSMSKLVRAEVPLRRHGRGNRLASAIGNTRTSVDNAGSSVLEVPFKGREIVAYDDIL; from the exons ATGAGTCGCAAGAGAGAGAAACCCTCTTACACTTCTTCCCGCCACGCCCCCTACCCGAAGCGCCGCCGCCCACCGCCGGAGACCGTGCTTCAGGAGCCGGAGGACCGACCATCCTCGAGGCCTGCGCCCCCGTCCGCGGTGGTCATTATGGGCCTTCCCAACGACTGCTCCGTCCTTGACCTCAAGTCCCGCTTCGAGATCTACGGCCCCATTGCTCGCATTCGCATCGACGGCGACGCGGTCGGATATGTCACCTACCGGACCAAGGACTCCGCCGACGCCGCTATCGCCGCCGGCGCCGACCCGTCCTTTGGAATTACTCTTCACTCCAAAAAG GTTCAGGTGTTGTGGGCAACTGACCCTCTAGCCATGTGGAGGGAAGGAATTGGTAATAACAACAAGGACAAAGGATCAATGTCGAAGCTTGTGCGTGCTGAGGTACCTTTGAGAAGACATGGAAGGGGTAATAGACTTGCTTCAGCTATAGGCAATACCAGAACCAGTGTCGATAACGCAGGTAGCTCGGTTCTTGAAGTACCTTTCAAGGGAAGAGAAATTGTTGCTTATGATGATATCCTCTGA